A genomic segment from Limosilactobacillus sp. encodes:
- a CDS encoding beta-1,6-galactofuranosyltransferase, with protein sequence MSNNYVLAWHDSEKNTGGSKAKQDTVYFLTQDGVKAIDTPYNNWGKVYASLTAKYRLSSLNGNLLIQYPSGKPLLRRLWLNAAKHNKSLKTFLLIHDLEVLRFHNDADHEKKRKEEIRFLDQADGLIALNDKMKSLLTQEGVQAPIVSLKIWDYHNVQDFNTDYSYRSSICYAGNLTKSEFLTKLKIENQLHVFGPNCDKKLPVNVIYEGEYTPTELPAHLDYNFGLIWDGVSVDTCAGNYGQYLRYNAPHKASLYLSSGLPIIVWEQAAIADFVVNNGVGKTISRLGDLDNLLASISQDEFAIMKKNAINVGKKIRQGYYIKDAFQHLTQI encoded by the coding sequence ATGTCTAATAATTATGTATTAGCATGGCATGATAGTGAGAAGAATACTGGTGGAAGCAAAGCAAAACAGGATACAGTTTACTTTTTAACACAGGATGGCGTGAAAGCCATTGATACCCCTTACAATAATTGGGGTAAAGTATATGCCTCTTTAACTGCAAAGTATAGATTGTCATCACTCAATGGAAATCTATTAATTCAGTATCCGTCTGGGAAACCATTATTGCGAAGATTATGGTTGAACGCTGCTAAGCATAACAAAAGTCTTAAAACCTTTTTGCTGATCCATGATCTGGAGGTATTACGTTTTCATAATGATGCTGATCATGAAAAAAAACGCAAAGAAGAGATCCGATTTCTTGATCAAGCAGACGGACTTATAGCATTAAATGACAAGATGAAGAGTCTCTTGACTCAAGAAGGGGTACAAGCTCCAATTGTTTCCTTAAAAATATGGGATTATCATAATGTTCAGGACTTTAATACCGATTATAGTTACCGATCATCGATTTGCTATGCAGGTAATTTAACTAAATCAGAATTTCTAACCAAATTAAAAATTGAAAATCAATTGCATGTTTTTGGGCCAAATTGCGATAAAAAATTACCTGTGAATGTTATATATGAAGGGGAGTACACGCCAACTGAATTACCTGCTCATCTTGATTATAACTTTGGCTTAATCTGGGATGGTGTATCGGTTGATACGTGTGCGGGTAACTACGGCCAATATCTTAGATATAATGCCCCTCACAAAGCATCGTTATATTTAAGTAGTGGCTTGCCAATTATTGTTTGGGAACAAGCAGCTATTGCAGACTTTGTAGTAAATAATGGAGTTGGTAAAACCATTAGCAGGCTTGGGGATCTTGATAATTTATTGGCTTCTATTTCGCAAGATGAGTTTGCAATTATGAAGAAAAATGCAATTAATGTTGGCAAAAAAATTCGCCAGGGTTACTATATTAAAGATGCCTTTCAACATTTAACTCAAATTTAG
- a CDS encoding C39 family peptidase: protein MKNHVKLYKAGKLWVTALVAAMGIAVATTSANADQVSTAADDVQTTQVQTVQSPVSEEGTTVTIAKANTDTSATTSTDKDSVPENINGYTKQQDQSGNAVWKNNSGQTLNGWQSANNNWYQFKDGSAQTGWQKVGNDWFYMNEQNSAMETGIQKINNNTYYLNDRQNNGTYGAMQTGWQNVNNSWYYFESNGAAHTGWFESQAGNWYYFDNDGKAKTGWFDTTSGSWYYADPTNAWTLRGWQVLNNSWYHFDTTQTWADTGWQKIDGNWYYFDPNDHGKMLVGFQKVGQSLYYLNEKHDGTYGAMKTGWQYINGHWYGLQGNGAAYTGWQNLNGSEYYFDPENGQMATGDTVINGSHYYFDTTSGHQIKGMVLDTNGLLKYYNESNGVRENQLTANGKTYTFNSTTGDIDTSNLIDGLNTIANHVYYFNKAAQRFIANEWKKINNKWYHFGNEGAANIGWYKSPAANWFYFNNDGSAKTGWFKSANGFWYYFDDQNAWALKDWQKINGHWYHFDPVNTWANTGWFKSNAGNWFYLDPTNAWAITGWFKSPNGFWYYFDNQNAWALTGWRNINGYWYYFDPTNAWADEGYNVINGIEYYFDPTNAYMYSNRWVNVNGWTYHADNSGRLWFPKWYGQFGSPWVAEGCSVFSLAMLLSPKEYINIPYALALLQQRQGGNIYTGAGFSIVIQPNSLVDLARHFDSSVTNISGSSVQDIINVVNSGRPVEYYGYSQFESSFAHRNHCKVIVGYRNGWLRVYDPCYGWSGSHSSGRNSFDYGAMAWITTAQFAREYAGQAITVN from the coding sequence ATGAAGAATCATGTGAAGCTTTATAAGGCCGGTAAGCTCTGGGTGACGGCATTAGTCGCTGCGATGGGGATTGCGGTTGCCACTACCAGTGCTAATGCCGACCAGGTCTCAACTGCTGCGGATGACGTTCAGACCACCCAGGTCCAAACCGTCCAGTCACCAGTAAGCGAGGAAGGCACGACGGTCACGATTGCTAAGGCAAACACTGATACGAGTGCAACGACCTCAACTGACAAGGACAGTGTTCCAGAGAATATCAATGGCTACACCAAGCAGCAGGATCAGTCCGGCAATGCCGTTTGGAAGAACAACAGTGGCCAGACCCTGAACGGTTGGCAGAGTGCTAATAACAACTGGTACCAGTTCAAGGATGGCAGTGCCCAGACCGGCTGGCAAAAGGTTGGCAATGACTGGTTCTACATGAATGAGCAGAACTCAGCTATGGAGACCGGCATTCAGAAGATTAACAATAATACTTACTACCTGAATGACCGGCAAAATAATGGTACATACGGAGCAATGCAGACTGGTTGGCAAAACGTCAACAACAGTTGGTACTACTTCGAAAGCAACGGTGCTGCTCACACTGGTTGGTTTGAATCCCAAGCGGGCAACTGGTACTACTTCGACAACGACGGCAAGGCTAAGACCGGCTGGTTCGATACCACGTCGGGCAGTTGGTACTACGCCGACCCAACTAACGCCTGGACGTTGCGTGGTTGGCAGGTATTGAACAATAGCTGGTACCACTTCGATACAACTCAGACCTGGGCGGACACCGGTTGGCAAAAGATTGATGGCAACTGGTACTACTTTGACCCGAACGATCACGGCAAGATGCTGGTTGGCTTCCAGAAGGTCGGCCAGAGTCTGTACTACTTAAACGAGAAGCACGACGGTACCTACGGGGCAATGAAGACCGGCTGGCAGTACATCAACGGTCACTGGTACGGCCTGCAGGGTAACGGTGCGGCCTACACCGGTTGGCAGAATTTGAACGGCAGTGAGTACTACTTCGATCCTGAGAACGGTCAGATGGCAACTGGCGACACGGTGATTAACGGAAGCCACTACTACTTTGACACCACTTCTGGTCACCAAATCAAGGGAATGGTTCTGGATACGAATGGCCTTCTGAAGTACTACAATGAGAGTAATGGTGTGCGGGAAAACCAACTTACCGCTAATGGCAAGACCTATACCTTTAACTCAACGACGGGTGATATCGACACAAGCAATCTGATCGATGGTTTGAACACGATTGCCAACCATGTCTACTATTTCAATAAGGCAGCACAGCGCTTTATTGCAAATGAATGGAAGAAGATTAACAATAAGTGGTATCACTTTGGCAATGAAGGTGCCGCGAATATTGGCTGGTATAAATCACCAGCAGCTAACTGGTTCTACTTTAATAATGACGGTTCTGCCAAGACCGGTTGGTTTAAGTCAGCTAATGGCTTCTGGTACTACTTTGATGATCAAAATGCCTGGGCCTTAAAGGACTGGCAAAAGATTAATGGTCATTGGTACCACTTTGACCCAGTAAATACCTGGGCAAACACCGGTTGGTTTAAGTCAAATGCTGGTAATTGGTTCTACCTGGATCCAACAAACGCCTGGGCAATAACGGGATGGTTTAAATCACCTAACGGCTTCTGGTATTACTTTGATAATCAAAATGCCTGGGCACTAACTGGCTGGCGAAATATAAATGGTTACTGGTATTACTTTGATCCAACGAATGCATGGGCTGATGAAGGCTACAATGTAATTAATGGAATTGAATATTATTTTGATCCGACAAATGCATACATGTATTCGAACAGATGGGTAAACGTTAATGGATGGACTTATCATGCAGATAATTCTGGACGACTTTGGTTCCCTAAGTGGTATGGACAGTTTGGCTCTCCATGGGTAGCAGAAGGCTGTTCTGTATTCTCACTAGCCATGTTGTTAAGCCCTAAAGAATACATAAATATTCCTTATGCTTTGGCGCTGCTACAGCAGAGACAGGGTGGAAATATCTATACAGGTGCAGGATTCAGTATAGTAATTCAGCCTAACTCTCTTGTTGACTTAGCAAGACATTTTGATTCATCAGTCACTAATATCTCGGGTAGCTCTGTTCAGGATATTATAAATGTGGTTAATTCTGGTCGACCAGTTGAGTATTATGGTTATTCACAATTTGAGTCAAGCTTTGCTCATAGGAACCACTGCAAGGTGATTGTTGGATATCGGAATGGTTGGCTTAGAGTTTACGATCCATGTTATGGCTGGTCTGGTAGTCATTCCTCTGGTAGAAACAGTTTTGATTATGGTGCTATGGCTTGGATTACAACAGCTCAATTTGCACGTGAATATGCTGGACAAGCTATTACTGTTAACTAA
- a CDS encoding GH25 family lysozyme — protein MNHHKHIYLASTLALLTFSALTFADNASAQADINTNSQATITASASSSDANNSANSEQIASTSAEAATIVTSTADTASSASQQSTPAISSAAQSTVVNSATSTPSPSASASDQARVAAAYTVSKAAAQTAYDGTPIINIGDSQYPRVDAVDISAYQAALTYDNFVTLKNRGVKTIIVKLTEGTSYTNQYAWQQISNARKAGLNIQVYHYAHFGSYSAAVSEANHLADVMSSLGLAATTRIYADMEDSTTKYSGVASDLNGFWAQLNNRGYTNHAVYASLSYDATYNVSSTVGKSKTWIAQYLYSPSSSNLINQSYGAWQFNAHGTIPGYSGELDLSIDYQNLLTDTGQWSYTNGKWYYSVGSQNDTGWEKINGKWYYFNSNGAAQTGWFKSGAGNWYYFDQNNAWALTGWQKINGNWYYFDNQNAWALKGWQSINNHWYYFDPTNTWADKGWFKSGAGNWYYFDWNNAWALTGWQGINGNWYYFDPTNAWALTGWQYMYDNWLYFDPTNAWQDKGWAKIDGRWFYFDNKGHMLKGLQTINGKIYDLQTEHDGHFGAMKTGWQKINGFWYYFNGGGDAAIGWFRSGAGNWFYFDNNGQALTSWREINNRWYYFDPTNAWALRGWQYMYNNWYYFDPVNAWQYKGWTKINDQWFYLDDKGQLKSGLQTIDGKIYYLNPNHDGSYGAMKTGWQTIDGHQYYFDSNGQAMTGSLYIGGKLYIFDNTTGQLK, from the coding sequence GTGAATCATCACAAACACATCTATTTAGCATCTACTCTAGCATTACTCACCTTTTCCGCCCTTACCTTCGCTGATAATGCTTCGGCTCAGGCGGATATTAACACTAATTCTCAAGCAACCATCACTGCTTCTGCAAGCAGCAGTGACGCTAATAATTCAGCAAATTCAGAGCAAATCGCATCTACCAGCGCCGAGGCAGCAACAATCGTTACCAGCACGGCCGACACTGCTTCATCAGCAAGTCAACAGTCCACTCCCGCGATCTCATCGGCTGCCCAAAGCACGGTCGTTAATTCAGCAACGAGTACTCCATCTCCATCTGCTTCGGCCAGTGATCAAGCGCGGGTTGCAGCAGCATATACTGTTTCAAAGGCTGCCGCCCAAACCGCATACGACGGTACACCGATCATTAATATCGGTGATTCCCAGTACCCACGGGTAGACGCAGTCGATATCTCCGCCTATCAGGCCGCACTGACTTACGACAATTTCGTTACACTAAAGAATCGCGGGGTCAAGACGATCATCGTCAAGCTTACGGAAGGAACCAGCTACACGAACCAGTACGCCTGGCAACAGATCAGTAACGCTCGTAAAGCCGGCCTGAATATCCAGGTCTACCACTACGCCCACTTCGGTAGCTACAGTGCAGCTGTCAGTGAAGCTAACCACCTGGCCGATGTCATGAGCTCCCTTGGACTGGCGGCCACAACCCGAATCTACGCGGATATGGAAGACAGTACAACTAAATATTCAGGCGTTGCCAGTGATCTAAACGGCTTCTGGGCCCAGTTAAACAACCGTGGCTACACCAACCACGCCGTCTACGCCTCGCTTTCTTACGATGCCACCTACAACGTCAGTTCTACGGTCGGCAAGAGCAAGACCTGGATTGCCCAATACCTTTACAGCCCCTCTTCTAGCAATTTAATAAATCAGAGCTATGGTGCCTGGCAATTTAATGCGCACGGGACAATTCCTGGCTATAGCGGTGAGCTTGACCTCTCAATCGATTATCAAAATTTGCTCACCGATACTGGCCAGTGGAGCTACACCAATGGCAAATGGTACTACAGTGTCGGGAGTCAAAATGATACCGGATGGGAAAAGATTAATGGAAAATGGTATTATTTCAATTCTAATGGCGCCGCACAGACCGGTTGGTTCAAATCTGGCGCTGGTAACTGGTACTACTTTGACCAGAACAACGCCTGGGCACTAACTGGCTGGCAAAAGATTAACGGCAATTGGTACTATTTCGATAATCAGAACGCCTGGGCCTTAAAGGGCTGGCAATCCATCAACAATCACTGGTACTACTTCGACCCAACCAACACTTGGGCCGACAAGGGCTGGTTCAAATCCGGGGCTGGCAATTGGTATTACTTCGACTGGAACAACGCTTGGGCGCTTACTGGCTGGCAGGGTATCAATGGCAACTGGTACTACTTTGATCCGACTAATGCCTGGGCACTGACTGGCTGGCAGTACATGTATGACAATTGGCTCTACTTTGATCCGACCAATGCCTGGCAGGACAAGGGCTGGGCGAAGATCGACGGCCGCTGGTTCTACTTTGACAACAAGGGCCACATGCTGAAGGGCCTGCAGACCATTAACGGTAAGATTTACGACCTGCAGACCGAGCATGACGGCCACTTCGGCGCCATGAAGACCGGCTGGCAGAAGATCAATGGTTTCTGGTACTACTTCAATGGCGGTGGCGACGCGGCGATTGGCTGGTTCCGCTCCGGTGCTGGCAACTGGTTCTACTTCGACAACAATGGCCAAGCACTGACCAGTTGGCGGGAAATCAACAACCGTTGGTACTACTTTGATCCAACCAATGCCTGGGCACTACGAGGCTGGCAATACATGTACAACAACTGGTACTACTTCGATCCCGTTAATGCTTGGCAATACAAGGGGTGGACAAAGATCAACGATCAGTGGTTCTACCTTGATGACAAGGGGCAACTAAAATCCGGTCTGCAGACCATTGATGGCAAGATTTACTACCTAAACCCCAATCATGACGGTTCCTACGGTGCCATGAAGACTGGTTGGCAAACCATCGACGGTCACCAGTACTACTTCGACAGCAATGGTCAGGCAATGACCGGCTCGCTGTACATCGGCGGCAAGCTCTATATATTTGATAACACTACTGGACAATTGAAATGA
- a CDS encoding peptidoglycan DD-metalloendopeptidase family protein encodes MKLYKAGKQWLTAAIVSLGFFAGVQVQQAQADTTTSGQTTVVINNQSAIAGIPSNINGYTKQQDQNGNNVWKNNSGQTLNGWESTGSNWYRFNNGSAATGWQSIDNNWYYMNQSNAAMETGIQKIDNNTYYLNEQHDGTYGAMKTGWQYVDNSWYHFQNNGAANTGWNNIDGNEYYFDQSSAKMATGDTNIDGYNFYFDVNSGHQEKGLILDQNTHTLKYYDTNSGSRQNVMYSNGQTYTFDAQTGSMNTSNLSDGLNWIAGRTYFFNASSNTFASNAWEQVNNKWYYFGDNGSAVTGWYKSGAGNWFYFDNDGSAKTGWQGINNRWYYFDTTNAWALRGWQYMDNNWLHFDPTNAWQDKGWAKIDGQWYYFDDKGHMLTGLQTINGKRYDLRTEHDGSYGAMKTGWQKVNGSWYYFNGGGDAATGWFKSGAGNWFYFNNDGSAKTGWFKSNAGLWYYFDQNNAWALKGWQYINSHWYYFDPSNTWADTGWQKINGKWYYMDPTNAWMLTGSQQINGKTYKFNSDGSWADGWAWPFPQDGEGHFSGAQLFGVHAGGQFRQNGFHDGLDFGSVDHPGSEVHAIHGGTVKIVGYTAGLDWYCVVDTGEYLVVYQEAFANKSNIYVHEGQQISTGDVIGYRNTSHVHIGITRNHNFNQALKYSFTNNGTWLDPLQVIRNGING; translated from the coding sequence GTGAAGTTATACAAGGCCGGGAAGCAATGGCTGACAGCAGCGATCGTTTCTCTTGGCTTTTTTGCTGGGGTTCAGGTGCAGCAGGCCCAGGCGGACACTACGACCAGTGGCCAGACCACGGTGGTTATCAACAACCAGTCCGCAATTGCTGGCATTCCTAGCAACATCAACGGCTACACTAAGCAGCAAGACCAGAACGGCAACAACGTCTGGAAGAACAACAGTGGTCAGACGCTGAACGGCTGGGAGTCGACCGGCAGCAACTGGTACCGCTTCAACAATGGTTCCGCCGCTACCGGCTGGCAGAGCATCGACAACAACTGGTACTACATGAACCAGAGCAATGCCGCCATGGAGACCGGGATTCAAAAGATCGACAACAACACTTACTACCTGAATGAACAGCACGACGGGACGTATGGTGCGATGAAGACCGGTTGGCAGTACGTTGACAACAGCTGGTACCACTTCCAGAATAACGGCGCAGCCAATACCGGCTGGAACAACATCGATGGCAACGAATACTACTTCGATCAGAGCAGTGCCAAGATGGCCACCGGTGACACCAACATCGACGGCTACAACTTCTACTTCGATGTTAACTCCGGCCACCAGGAAAAGGGTCTGATCCTCGATCAGAATACCCACACGCTGAAGTACTACGACACCAACTCCGGTTCCCGGCAGAACGTTATGTACAGCAACGGCCAGACCTACACCTTTGATGCCCAGACTGGCAGCATGAACACCAGCAACCTGAGCGACGGCCTGAACTGGATTGCTGGGCGGACCTATTTCTTCAACGCCAGCAGCAACACCTTTGCTAGCAACGCATGGGAACAGGTCAACAACAAGTGGTATTACTTCGGTGACAACGGCAGTGCCGTAACCGGCTGGTACAAGTCCGGTGCCGGCAACTGGTTCTACTTTGATAATGACGGTTCCGCTAAGACCGGCTGGCAGGGAATCAACAATCGCTGGTACTACTTTGACACCACCAATGCCTGGGCATTACGCGGTTGGCAGTACATGGACAACAACTGGCTCCACTTTGACCCAACCAACGCCTGGCAGGACAAGGGCTGGGCAAAGATTGACGGTCAGTGGTACTACTTCGATGACAAGGGCCACATGCTGACGGGCCTGCAGACCATCAACGGCAAGCGCTACGACCTGCGGACCGAACACGACGGTTCCTACGGTGCCATGAAGACCGGTTGGCAAAAGGTCAACGGCTCCTGGTACTACTTCAATGGTGGTGGCGATGCCGCTACCGGTTGGTTTAAGTCCGGTGCCGGCAACTGGTTCTACTTCAATAACGATGGTTCTGCCAAGACCGGTTGGTTCAAGTCTAACGCTGGTCTCTGGTACTACTTTGATCAGAACAATGCTTGGGCACTAAAGGGCTGGCAGTACATCAATAGTCACTGGTACTACTTTGACCCATCCAATACCTGGGCTGATACCGGTTGGCAGAAGATCAACGGCAAGTGGTACTACATGGACCCAACCAACGCCTGGATGCTGACCGGCAGCCAGCAGATCAATGGCAAGACCTACAAATTTAATTCCGACGGTTCCTGGGCTGATGGCTGGGCATGGCCATTCCCACAGGACGGTGAGGGTCACTTCTCCGGTGCCCAACTGTTCGGTGTTCATGCTGGTGGTCAATTCCGGCAGAATGGCTTCCATGACGGCCTGGACTTCGGTTCCGTCGACCACCCGGGCAGCGAAGTTCACGCCATCCACGGTGGGACGGTCAAGATCGTTGGCTACACCGCGGGCCTGGACTGGTACTGTGTCGTTGACACCGGTGAATACCTGGTTGTCTACCAGGAAGCCTTTGCCAACAAGTCTAACATCTACGTTCACGAAGGACAGCAGATCAGCACCGGTGACGTGATTGGCTACCGGAACACCTCCCACGTTCACATCGGGATTACCCGGAACCACAACTTCAACCAGGCACTGAAGTACTCATTCACCAACAACGGTACTTGGCTGGATCCACTGCAGGTCATCCGGAACGGTATTAATGGTTAA
- a CDS encoding flippase, translated as MKVIRNYLYNAGYQILNMLIPLITVPYISRVLGAHNVGINEYTNSWVSFFYLIGQMGITLYGNREVAYHRDDLYERSRTFWGVESLQVMTIGLALIAYLSAVFLFSTTFKYYFLMQTLWIVATGLDVSWYFMGLENFKVTVARNALVKLASVILIFTFVKTNADLGLYILILGGAQVAGNLTLWPYLRGNLIWVNVREWHPFKHFYPSLLLFIPTITTQVYLVLNRLMLGHMSTQAALGNFGQSDKIVKFVLAIVTATGTVMLPHVANKFAKGDIEGVRNSLYASFDFVSSISIPMMFGLMAIAYKFAPWFLGSDFVPSGQIMFLESPIIVLIAWSNVTGTQYLMPVNRVKEYTTSVTIGAVSNVFFNLFLIVLWGANGAALATVGSEFLVTASQMFMIRKTIKRRVMFREVWKYFLSGLVMFIVVSRICQVIQMTIANLILEVALGVIIYGLGLILLKAKILNKAIDIVKESRK; from the coding sequence ATGAAGGTAATTAGGAATTATCTCTATAATGCGGGCTACCAGATCCTGAACATGCTGATCCCGCTGATCACCGTTCCCTACATTTCACGGGTGTTGGGTGCGCACAACGTCGGGATCAACGAGTATACCAACAGCTGGGTTTCCTTCTTCTACCTGATCGGTCAGATGGGGATCACTCTCTACGGTAATCGGGAGGTCGCCTACCACCGCGATGACCTCTACGAGCGGTCGCGGACCTTCTGGGGCGTGGAGAGTCTTCAGGTGATGACCATTGGTCTGGCCTTGATCGCCTACCTTTCGGCCGTCTTCCTGTTCAGTACGACCTTCAAGTACTACTTCCTGATGCAGACTCTCTGGATCGTTGCGACCGGGCTTGACGTCTCCTGGTACTTCATGGGCCTGGAGAATTTCAAGGTCACGGTGGCCCGAAACGCCCTGGTGAAGCTGGCGTCGGTGATCCTGATCTTCACTTTCGTCAAGACGAACGCGGATCTGGGGCTCTACATCCTGATCCTTGGTGGTGCACAGGTAGCCGGTAACCTGACCCTGTGGCCGTATCTGCGGGGCAACCTGATCTGGGTGAACGTGCGCGAGTGGCACCCGTTCAAGCACTTCTACCCGTCGCTCTTGCTGTTCATTCCGACCATCACTACCCAGGTCTACCTGGTCCTGAACCGACTGATGCTGGGGCACATGTCGACTCAGGCGGCCCTGGGGAACTTCGGCCAGTCGGACAAGATCGTCAAGTTCGTCCTGGCGATTGTGACGGCAACGGGGACGGTCATGCTGCCGCACGTTGCCAATAAGTTTGCCAAGGGGGACATCGAAGGGGTGCGCAATAGTCTCTACGCCTCCTTCGACTTCGTCTCGTCCATCTCGATTCCGATGATGTTCGGTCTGATGGCGATTGCCTATAAGTTTGCCCCCTGGTTTTTGGGCAGTGACTTCGTTCCTTCCGGTCAGATCATGTTTCTCGAATCGCCGATCATTGTCCTGATTGCCTGGAGCAACGTCACCGGGACCCAGTACCTGATGCCGGTCAACCGGGTGAAGGAGTACACGACCTCGGTGACGATCGGGGCGGTCAGCAACGTCTTCTTCAACCTTTTCTTGATCGTCCTCTGGGGGGCCAACGGGGCGGCCCTGGCCACCGTCGGCTCGGAATTCCTGGTGACGGCCAGTCAGATGTTCATGATCCGCAAGACGATTAAGCGGCGGGTGATGTTCCGCGAGGTGTGGAAGTACTTCCTCAGCGGGCTCGTGATGTTCATCGTGGTCAGCCGGATCTGCCAGGTGATTCAGATGACGATCGCCAACCTGATTCTCGAGGTGGCCCTTGGGGTCATTATTTACGGTCTGGGGCTGATCCTGCTGAAGGCCAAGATCTTAAACAAGGCGATTGACATCGTTAAGGAAAGCCGCAAATAA
- the glf gene encoding UDP-galactopyranose mutase translates to MSKYDYLVVGAGLFGATFAYEAAKRGKRVKVIEKRPHIGGNVYTKEVAGIQVHEYGAHIFHTSNDQVWQYVNQFADFNRYTNSPVANYKGELYNLPFNMNTFNKMWGVTTPKEALAKIDEQRQEMAGKKPANLEEQAISLIGRDIYEKLIKGYTEKQWGQKATELPAFIIRRLPVRLTFDNNYFNDRYQGIPEGGYTQIVEKMLASDLIDVETGVDFFDHKDQYLSDYPKIVFTGTIDQFFDYQLGELQYRSLRFETELLDEDNHQGNAVINYTDAETPYTRVIEHKHFEFGKGDKGKTVITREYPADWHRGDEPYYPVNNQRNNQLYTKYQQLAQQQPKVIFGGRLGQYRYYNMDQVIAAALKTVDEEFDN, encoded by the coding sequence ATGTCAAAGTATGATTATTTAGTTGTCGGTGCCGGCCTGTTTGGTGCAACCTTTGCCTACGAAGCTGCCAAGCGCGGCAAGCGGGTCAAGGTGATCGAGAAACGGCCGCACATTGGTGGCAATGTCTATACGAAAGAGGTCGCTGGTATTCAGGTGCACGAATACGGCGCCCACATCTTCCACACCTCAAATGACCAGGTTTGGCAATACGTCAACCAGTTCGCAGACTTTAACCGCTACACGAACAGCCCGGTGGCCAACTACAAGGGGGAGCTCTACAACCTGCCCTTCAATATGAACACCTTCAATAAGATGTGGGGTGTGACCACGCCGAAGGAAGCCCTGGCGAAGATTGATGAGCAGCGCCAGGAGATGGCGGGGAAGAAGCCGGCCAACCTGGAGGAGCAGGCGATCTCCCTGATCGGCCGCGACATCTACGAGAAGCTGATCAAGGGCTACACTGAGAAGCAATGGGGGCAAAAGGCCACCGAGCTGCCAGCCTTCATCATTCGGCGCCTGCCGGTTCGGCTGACCTTCGATAACAACTACTTCAACGACCGCTACCAGGGAATTCCCGAGGGCGGTTACACCCAGATCGTCGAGAAGATGCTGGCCAGCGACCTGATCGACGTCGAGACGGGCGTTGACTTCTTTGATCACAAGGACCAGTACCTGAGTGATTACCCGAAGATCGTCTTCACCGGGACGATCGACCAGTTCTTCGATTACCAGTTGGGCGAACTCCAGTACCGCAGCCTGCGCTTCGAGACCGAGCTGCTGGATGAAGATAACCACCAGGGGAACGCGGTGATCAATTACACCGACGCGGAGACGCCCTACACCCGGGTCATCGAGCACAAGCACTTCGAGTTCGGCAAGGGCGACAAGGGCAAGACCGTGATTACCCGTGAGTATCCCGCCGACTGGCACCGTGGGGATGAGCCCTACTACCCGGTCAACAACCAACGCAACAACCAGCTCTACACCAAGTATCAGCAGCTGGCCCAGCAGCAGCCGAAGGTCATCTTCGGCGGCCGCCTCGGCCAGTATCGCTACTACAACATGGACCAGGTGATTGCGGCGGCCCTGAAGACCGTGGATGAGGAGTTCGATAACTAA